In the Sandaracinus amylolyticus genome, CTGCGTCACCTGCGGCGACACCGAGTGCCCGCACGGCGCGTTCTGCGTCGACGACGCGTGTCAGTGCGCGGGCGCGGGCGAGGTGTGCGACGGCGCGTGCGCGGACCTCCTCGAGAGCGAGGATCACTGCGGCGCGTGCGGCGTGCGCTGCATGGCCGGCCAGGTGTGCGATGCCGGGACCTGCCGTTGTCCGGGCGGTGGCCTGCGCTGCGGGAACCGCTGCGTCGACGGCCAGAACGACGAGGCGAACTGCGGCGGCTGCGGGATCGTGTGCGACGCCGAGCAGGAGTGCGTCGCGGGCGCGTGCCGCTGCAGCGACGGACGCGGCGTGTGCGAGGGCGTCTGCACCGACCTCGAGAGCGACCCCGCGAATTGCGGCGACTGCGATCACGCCTGTGCGACCGGCCACGCGTGTATCGGCGGCGAGTGTCGCTGCCCCGACGGACGCAGCGAGTGCGGCGGCGCCTGCATCGACACCTCGCGCGATCGCAACAACTGCGGCGCGTGCGGGCGCACCTGCGGCGCGGCGCAGACCTGCGTCGACGGAGAGTGCTCGTGCTCGGGCGGGCTCACCGCGTGCGGCGGCGCGTGCGTCGATCTGAGCGCGAGCGCCGAGCACTGCGGCGCGTGCTTCCGCTTCTGCCCGGCGGAGATCGGCGGCAGCACCTGCGTCGCGGGCGACTGTCTGTGCACCGGAGGCGGCACCGCGTGCACCGGCGCGGGCGGAACGTTCTGCGTCGATCTCGAGAGCGACGAAGCGAGCTGCGGCACCTGCGGTCGGGTCTGTCCGACCGGCGCGATGTGCATCGCGGGCGAGTGCACCTGTCCGGGCGGCTACATCGCGTGCGGCGGCGCGTGCGTGCCGAGCGACCGCTTCAACTGCGGCACCTGCGGCAACGTCTGCGCGGCGAGCGCGACCTGCGACGGCACGCGCTGCAACTGCCCGGGCGCGAGCCCGACGGTGTGCGGCGGCGCGTGCACGAGCCTCCAGACCGACGCGCAGCACTGCGGTGCGTGCAACCGCGCGTGCCCGATCGGCGGCGCGTGCATCGACGGCAGCTGCTACTGCCCCGGCGGTCAGGCCGCGTGCGGATCGAGCTGCGTCGATCTCCAGACCAGCTCCCAGCACTGCGGCGCGTGCAACCGCGCGTGCCCGAGCAACGGGCTCTGCAGCGCCGGCGCGTGCGTCTGCCCCACCGGGCACATCGACTGCGGCGGCACCTGCGTCGACGTGCGCACCGACGCCGCGAACTGCGGCGGCTGCGGGGTGACCTGCGCGGCCGGCGCGAGCTGCACCGCGAGCGCGTGTCAGTGCCGCAACGCGGGCGAGGTCGCGTGCGGCGGCGTGTGCACCACGACGTCGACCGACGAGGCGAACTGCGGAAGCTGCGGCGTGACGTGCAGCGACGTGTGCTTCGCGTCGCGCTGCGAGCGTCCCGAGCAGGTCGATGCGGGCACCAGCCACGTGTGCGTGCGCATGAGCGGCGGCCTCGTCGTGTGCGCGGGCCGCAACGACACCGGGCAGCTGAGCGGCGCGTCGACGAGCTCGTTCGCGGGCGTGGTCGTGCCGCTCGTCGCGAACGCGGTGCACGTCTCGACCGGCAGCGGGCACAGCTGCGCGGTGCTCACCGACGGACGCGTCGCGTGCTGGGGCCGCAACTCCGAGCGACAGGTCGGCGAGACCGCGTCGACCACGGTGCGCACGCCGTTCGTCGTCACCGGCATCTCCGATGCGGTCGCGGTCGCAGCGGGCAACACGTTCACGTGCGCGGTGCGTCGCACCGGCGCGGTCTCGTGCTGGGGCGGCGCGATCCGCGGCTACTCGGGCGTGCCCGCGGACATCGTGGGGGTTTCGGGCGCGACCGCGGTGACCGCGGGCTCCGAGCACGCGTGCGCGATCCAGGCGCCGGGCGGCACCGTCGCGTGCTTCGGCCAGAACACGTACGGCCAGCTCGGCGACGGCACGATGACGACGCGCAACACCGGGGCCTCGGCGTCGGGGATCTCCGGCATCGTGCGCATCGACGCGGGCAGCGTCTCGACGTGCGCGGTGCGCGGCGACGGCACCGCGTTGTGCTGGGGCGCGAACTCCTCGGGCCAGCTCGGCCTGGGCACCGCGAGCACGTCGGTGCTGATGCCGACCGCGCTCCCCGCGGTGTCGACCGCGCGCGACATCACGATCGGCACGACCCACGGCTGCGTGCTCCTCGCCGACGGCACCGCGCGTTGTTACGGCGACGACAGCCAGGGCCAGCTCGGCAACGGCACCGCGGGCAGCACGCCGTGGCCCACGTCGAGCCCGGGCCTCTCCGGCATCGCGTCGATCACCGCCGGCGCGTACGCGACGTGGGCGATCACCGACTCGCTCTGGGTGTGGGGTCGCAACGACTGGGGGCAGCTCTTCCTCGCGTCGGGCACCGCGTATCCGTCGCCGACGCGCGCGGGGTGGCGGCCGTGAGGCGCGCTCTCTTCGCCCTGATCGTGATCCTCTCCGGCTGCTCGAGCGCCGAGGATCGTCTGCTCGTCGATCCCGAGGGTCGCCTCGAGTTCGACGCCGCGATGATCGGGTTCGACGCCGGCACGAGGCCGATCGAGGAGATCGACGCGCAGGTCGACGAGCTCGACGGGGGCGTGCCCGAGGATGCGCCCATCGTCCGGCGCGACGCGGCGGGCGACGCATCGACCGAGCCTCCGCTCACCGGTGGCTCGCCCGACGTCCCGCGCGATCACGTGGGCTCGACCGCGTGGAACGGGCTCACCGTGCTGCAGCACGCGATCAGCCAGATCTTCATCGAGGAGGTCTTCCTGATCGTGCGCAACGATCATCCGACGACCGCGTTCTGCAGCGTGCGCTTCACGCTCTCGCTGCGCGATGCGGGCGGCGGCGTGGTGCAGACCCATCAGGGCACGTTCACCTCGCAGCCGCGCCTGCTGCACTCGGCGGACACCGACTGCATCCCGCCCGGCGAGATCGGTCTCGGCTACGCGAACGGCTTCTCGTTCACCGATCTCTCGCGCGTCGCGCGCATCGCGTACTCGTTCGACGGATCGATCGCGACGGCGGGCGAGCTGAGCACGTTCGTCGTCGTCGCGGACGAGGGGCAGCGCATCGTCGACGAAGGGCTCGGTCTCACGGTGCAGGGCACGCTGCGCGTGCTGAGCGGCGGGCTGCGCGACCCGCGCGTCCAGGTCTTCCCGTTCACCACGGCGGGGTTCCCCTTCACGTCGCTCGGCGGCTCGCGCACCGGCACGTTCCTCGCGGGCTCGACCAGCTCGTACTCGAGCTCTTCGACGAGCCGGAATTTCGATCACTACCTCGTCGCGCACACGTATCGCTCCGCGAGCTCGCCGCTGGTCGTCGACTCGCCCGAGGCGCGCGCCGCGCTCGAGGCGCGCGCGGCGTTCGACGCGCTGACCGCCGAGATCCAAGCCCGACGCGCGCGCTGATCGATGCTTGTCGTCGCAATCGCCTCTCGCTACGCGCCGCGAACACGCGTATAAAGGCGCGCCGAACGAGAGGTGCACGTGACCTGGTTGGTGCGCTCCGCGATCATCGCGATGTACCCGCGGACCGATGCGCTCCCCGGCGCCGAGGACTGCGACATCGACGAGTTCCTTCGTCGCTTCCGGCGCGAGACCACGTTCTTGATGTGGCTCGGCATCGTGGCGGGCGCGTGGGTCTTCCACTGGACCCCGATCCTCACGGTGTTCGTGCCGCTGCCCGCGTTCCTCCTGCCCGCGGGGCTGCGCGACAAGCACGCGTATCGGATCACGACGACGAACCTCTATCTGATCCGCCAGGCGGTCTTCCTGCTCAAGCTCGCGGCCGGTCTCTGCTGGGGCGGGCACCCCGAGATCCGCAAGCGCTTCGCGCTGCCGGTGCAGCCCGCGGATCCCGGCACGTTCCGCACGAGCGGCGACGTGCCGCCGAGCGCGCTCGCGACGTCGCGCGAAGAGATGCAGAGGTCGGCATGAGCGGCGCGCGTCACATCGCGTTCGAAGAGCGCAGCAAGGGCACGATCGAGGTCGAGGTCGACTACGTCGTCGTGGGCTCGGGCGCGGGCGGTGCGTCGGCCGCGGTCACGCTCGCGCGCGGCGGCGCGGAGGTCGCGATCGTCGAGGCCGGGGCGTGGCGCGATCCCGAGCACTATCCGTACAGCGCGTACGGCTCGATGCGCGATCTGATGGACGACTGGGGCTCGACCGTCGCGGTGGGCCGCGCGTTCTGGCCGGTGGTGCAGGCGCGCACGATGGGCGGCACGACCGTCATCAACAGCGCGATCTGCGTGCGGACGCCCGACGACATCTTCGCGCAGTGGGAGAAGGAGCGCGGCATCGGCGGTCTCCGTGATCGCGTGCTCGCGCACCAGGAGCGCATCGAGCGCGAGCTCAGCGTCGAAGAGGTTCCGCCCGCCGCGCGCGGCCGCTCGAACCTCCTCGCGATGAAGGGCGCGGAGGGCCTCGGCTGGGACTCGCACTACATGCGCCGCTACGTGAAGGGCTGCGAGGGCACGGGGCAGTGCCTCCAGGGCTGTCGCAAGCTGCGCAAGCAGAGCACGAACCTCAACTACGTCCCCGAGACGATCGCGCGCGGCGGCACGGTGCTCTCGTGCGCGCCGGTCTCGCGCATCGTGCTCGAGGGCACGCGCGCGATCGGCGTGCGCGGGCACTTCGTGCATCCCATGACGCGCGCGAAGGGCGCGGCGTTCTTCGTGCGCGCCCGCAAGAGCGTGTTCGTCGCGGCGTCGGTCACGCACACGCCGGTGCTGCTCGCGCGCTCGGGCGTGAAGAACAAGATGGTCGGCGAGCAGTTCCGCGCGCACCCGGGCACGGGCGTGTTCGGCTGTTACGACGAGCCGGTCGACATGAACGTCGGTGCGACGCAGGGCTGGGCGTCGACGCAGTTCCGCAAGGACCCGGGGCTGAAGCTCGAGACGCTCGCGATCCCGCCCGAGCTCGTCGCGTCGCGTCTGACCGGCGCGGGCGTCGAGCTGATGAAGCGCCTCGTCGAGTACCGGCACATCGCGATGTGGTGCCACGCGGTGCGCGCGGAGTCGGTGGGCACGGTGCGTCCCGCGCCGTTCAGCGACAAGCCGATGGTGAAGTACGGGCTCGATCGCGCGGACATGGAGCGCTTCCGGCAGGGCATGATCCTGCTCGCGAAGCAGCACTTCGCGGCGGGCGCGAAGGCGATCATCCCGGGCATCCAGGGGATGCCGTACAAGCTGACGCCCGATCAGGTCGGACTGCTCGACGCCGCGCCGATCGATCCGAAGAAGTACATCGCGATCCTCAGCCACCTGTTCGGCGGCGCGATCATGGGGCGCGATCCGTCGAGCGCGGTGGTCGACGGCAGCGGGCGCGTGCACGGGTACCAGGGATTGATGGTCGCGGATGCGTCGGTGATCCCGAGCAACCTCGGGGTGAACCCGCAGCACACGATCATGGGGCTCGCGAGCGTGTTCGCGGAGGATGCGCTCGCGGCGTGACGGGCGGTCGCTACGGAATCCGTAGCGCTACGGATTCCGTAGCAGCGCGGCTCATCGCGCGCCGAACTTCCTCGCGAGCTCCGGGTACGTCGCGTACTTCGTCGCATCGTCCCAGCGCTCGCCGATCGGCTCCGGCGGGTCGACGCGGAGATCCGGCAGCTCTTCACCGGTCACCGCCTCGTACGCGAGGCCCGCGGCATACCGCATCGTCTCCTGCGAGAAGTCCACGCCACGCGCGGGCTGCCGGATCAACGTGCGCGGGTCGCGAATCGCGTCGTAGTAGGCCTCCCGCCCGAGCCCGATCAGGCCCGAGCGGAAGTCCATGAACCCGTCGTCGCTGCAGCCGCCCTCGATGACGTAGGCCGCCGCCCACAGCTCTCGTCGGTACGCGCGGGCGTGGAGGGTCTCGAAGATCTCCGCGAACGCCATGATCTCCGACGGCGGGAGCGCCTCCAGCTTCCGCTGCAGGACGGCCGGCTGCCACGTCGCCTCGTCACGGCTCGTCCGATCGCACTCCGCTTTCGCGCTCTCCACGAGAGCCCAGAACGTCTGCTCGTTCATCGCCGCGTTTCAGATGATGATCACCCCGCACGGGAACGACGCCGTCAGCGCCTCGCCCCCGCTCTGCAGTCGATCACACGCCGCGCCCAGCAGCTCGATCGTGTTCTCGTCGACCGCGCGCCAGTCGGTCCCGCACGTCAGCGGGTCGCCGCCGAGCCGCACCTCGCCGTCACACGCGCGATCGGGATCGATCTCGCCCTCGAGGGTCAGCTCGCAGCTCACCACGCTGCCGACGATCGTCTCGAGCGCCGCGCGCAGGCCCGCAGTGTCGGTCGCGACCCAGAACTCGGCGGGCGGAGTCGCATCGGGCGCGTTGCCGATGCCGGCATTCGCGATCTCCTGCAGGTGATCCTCGCCGACGTCCTCGCCGACGCTGATCACGAACGTTCGGATGTCGCGACCGTACGCCGCTTGCACCGCGGCGAGCGACTCCGCGCGTCCCCCGACCTCGTCGCTGCCATCCTCGCAGGTGTCGGGCTCACCGTCGGTCGCCAGCACGAACACCGTCGGCTGATCGGGCGCGTCGATCAGCGAGTCGAGCTGCGCGAGCACCGCCTGGATCGAGTCGCCGGTCGGCGTGTCGCCCGCCGGGTCGTGCATGCGGTACTCGGTCTCGATCGCGTCGTAGTTGTCGAGCGCGCTCGGCACCGAGATCAGATCGGGACACCCCGACGGAGTGCGCGACTGCGTGTACATCACGAACCCGAACCGCACCGACGACTGCAGCGGGAAGATCACGCCGTCGGGCGTGTCGAGCAGCGCGTCCTCGAGCGTGTCCCAGCGGCTGTCGGCTCCGAAGTCCTCGTTCATCGAGAGCGATCGATCGATGATGAGCAGCACGTTCGGCGTGCTGCGCGTCGCGTCGACGGTGACCGACGCGCAGGTGCGATCGACCCCCATCGCATCGGGGCGCTGCGCGTCGGTGACCGCGCCATCGAGACCGCCGCTCTCGACGCAGCGACCTTCGCTCGAGCACACGCGACCCGCGCCGCACGTCACGGTCGCCGAGCAGTCCGCCGTGCACTCGCCGTCGTGGCCGCAGTAGAGACCGGGGCTACAAGGCGAGCTCGCGCTGCACGGACGGCCGCAACCCTCGGGCGCGCCGGTGCCCGTGCACGCCTGCCCGCCGGTGATGTCGCCCGAGCAGTCGCAGCCCGCGAGGGTCGCGACGAGAAGAGTGAGACAGAACGATCCGACGAGCCGCTCGACGCGCATCCGACAATGCTCCCGGCGCGCTGGACGGACGCGCTCGTTCGGATGCTCTCACGAGTGGTGTTCGTCGCGGCACGGGGCATTCCCCGACAGCGCCCGCGGGAGCACCGACGCGACCGCGCGGCCCAGCGCGTCCGCGGTGAACGGCTTCTCGAGCAGCGGCGCGTCCACACCTTCGGTGTCCTTCTCGGCATACGCCGACACGAAGAGCACCGGCAGATCGGGTCGCGCCTCGCGCAGCTCGCGCGCCAGCGAGGGACCGCTCTCGCCCGGCATCACGACGTCGCTGATCAACACGTCGAACGCCTCGCGCGCTGCGATGTCACGAGCGCTCGCGACGTCGTGTGCTCCGAGCACACGATGCCCCTGGTCCGCGAGCAGACGCGCGATGGTGCGCCGCACGCCGGGATCGTCCTCGACGAGCAGCACCGTGCTGCGCTCCGCGCTCTCGTCGCTCGTCCGGCGCGCCGCGGTGAGCCGTGCGGTCGCGCGCGCGCTGGTCGTGCTCGCGGCGGGCAGCACGATGCGGAACGTCGTGCCGCGCCCGGGCGCGCTCTCGAGCGCGATCGCGCCGCCGGCCTGTCGCACGATGCCGTGCACGCTCGCGAGGCCGAGCCCGCTGCCGCGCGTCGCGCCCTTCGTCGTGAAGAAGGGCTCGAACGCGTTCTGCCGCACCTCGTCGCTCATGCCCGCGCCGGTGTCGCTCACCTCGAGCACCGCATAGCGCCCGGGCGCGGGCGGCGCGTCGATCCACAGCTCGCAGCACGTCTCGGCGATGTCGCAGTCGTACGTGCGCACGGTGAACGCGCCGCCGTCGGGCATCGCGTCGCGCGCGTTCATCGCGAGGTTCACGAGGATCTGTCCGAGGCGCGTGGGATCGAAGCGCACCGCGATCGTCGCGCCGTGCTCGAAGCGCACCGCGACGCTCGCCGCGAAGAGCGGGCGCAGCAGACCGAGCGAGGTCGCGAGCAGATCGTCGAGCGGCGCGACGCGCTCGTCGGCGGGCTGTCGTCCCGCGAAGAGCAGCAGCCGTCGCGTGAGCTCCGCGGCCTGTCGCGTCGCCTCGAGGATGCTGGTCGCGAGCTCGGCGTCGATCGAGCGCTCGGGCGCGCGCCGCGCGATCGCCTCCGACGCGCTGCCGATGATCGTGAGGAGGTTGTTGAAGTCGTGCGCGATGCCGCCCGCGAGACGACCGACGGTCTCGACCTTCTGCGCGCGCACGAGCTGCTCGGTGAGGCGCACGCGCTCGGTCACGTCGACGTTCACGCCGAGGACCCCGACGACGCGATCTCCCACTCGGATCGGC is a window encoding:
- a CDS encoding GMC family oxidoreductase N-terminal domain-containing protein; the encoded protein is MSGARHIAFEERSKGTIEVEVDYVVVGSGAGGASAAVTLARGGAEVAIVEAGAWRDPEHYPYSAYGSMRDLMDDWGSTVAVGRAFWPVVQARTMGGTTVINSAICVRTPDDIFAQWEKERGIGGLRDRVLAHQERIERELSVEEVPPAARGRSNLLAMKGAEGLGWDSHYMRRYVKGCEGTGQCLQGCRKLRKQSTNLNYVPETIARGGTVLSCAPVSRIVLEGTRAIGVRGHFVHPMTRAKGAAFFVRARKSVFVAASVTHTPVLLARSGVKNKMVGEQFRAHPGTGVFGCYDEPVDMNVGATQGWASTQFRKDPGLKLETLAIPPELVASRLTGAGVELMKRLVEYRHIAMWCHAVRAESVGTVRPAPFSDKPMVKYGLDRADMERFRQGMILLAKQHFAAGAKAIIPGIQGMPYKLTPDQVGLLDAAPIDPKKYIAILSHLFGGAIMGRDPSSAVVDGSGRVHGYQGLMVADASVIPSNLGVNPQHTIMGLASVFAEDALAA
- a CDS encoding vWA domain-containing protein — translated: MTCGAGRVCSSEGRCVESGGLDGAVTDAQRPDAMGVDRTCASVTVDATRSTPNVLLIIDRSLSMNEDFGADSRWDTLEDALLDTPDGVIFPLQSSVRFGFVMYTQSRTPSGCPDLISVPSALDNYDAIETEYRMHDPAGDTPTGDSIQAVLAQLDSLIDAPDQPTVFVLATDGEPDTCEDGSDEVGGRAESLAAVQAAYGRDIRTFVISVGEDVGEDHLQEIANAGIGNAPDATPPAEFWVATDTAGLRAALETIVGSVVSCELTLEGEIDPDRACDGEVRLGGDPLTCGTDWRAVDENTIELLGAACDRLQSGGEALTASFPCGVIII
- a CDS encoding DUF4240 domain-containing protein, whose product is MNEQTFWALVESAKAECDRTSRDEATWQPAVLQRKLEALPPSEIMAFAEIFETLHARAYRRELWAAAYVIEGGCSDDGFMDFRSGLIGLGREAYYDAIRDPRTLIRQPARGVDFSQETMRYAAGLAYEAVTGEELPDLRVDPPEPIGERWDDATKYATYPELARKFGAR